The Toxoplasma gondii ME49 chromosome III, whole genome shotgun sequence genome includes a window with the following:
- a CDS encoding hypothetical protein (encoded by transcript TGME49_275990), with amino-acid sequence MFARRGGGDGAAFNALAAAAAASVARAASSASSLPSSFSSSSAAAAPGGREREKAPRSEEREFGDERREERRRRRESPEEESRSSAYRRRHREMHDEEDMGRNERSYRHRRRERERETREAGERGRREGGSRKARHGGDSDGGRFCYYDDGGRERSRERRGFEEEERSRRSRRRGEDSYVEGGESGRGSERRVRREEESSHVEDEGFYSRREREKSRPADEGTRRHSTHDSPRSPAPASPFQDDRERTRDRGERGERGERGESERVERGETFRDGEREDEQRRRRGEDEGGDRSTSRKQGRDLHSERGDGEQLREKGAFASPAGGQRWWERGTGGSREIARGEARYRRGRTRGGDRRRSVHEEEPPASDADGPRPAPAAAPELEADRERFCGEERKLTVTSNVSMHAPGGRNWTGGPPRHGDGRPPEAFREGREGEDRPEERDVKLDGGDGPTHGGEKPSPDALPWWEKLALQRRTRGGFRGRGAFRGGFRGAHAQPGNPQAEGQFSGPAARRGSGAPPGPGSFPGAPGGETGDGVPPQRPTPGAPAGSAVPPALGAESFAFVPPVNVQLRPRAFQPGAPEERGDKFFPEEEAWPGRSPVVILGPRPMPRPFPAGRGAAPVRGAPVPTGPRPRPFPPGMHPGAHPPGFPEDDSGGVPAFPARGFRPSLPFFTQQLPEGEGPAPVSLSDNRGQNAPFFPCERSEISSRRPPSQPRGVSEEAAGECPPGLQAAQGGREVSGAGPFSGTAPVIVNLKATEAPEAGAPFAADRPEVPECAAGIRAPRVINLSSSFPMNSPPPPPPPTFPSSFPNAFPPYAASFPPPPAGACGPPGPRGSEGTPAQPPGPPRFGKGRCEALGEGEEAERQAFFAAPLGGFQGPAFARGPGPAGGPLGEERFGREDGRESRGLGDREERPRADDFQMPFAEADKAGAGAGAGAGATGEEDQLFAWLEMELAAVTSDKLLAEVSEMVCVDLVNDSSLAEMLAERTGLPLASRASPPSPSLSPAAASLSSVPAVALPLLFQLAADETHTELPSCSSPGGFEAFPLPAALEGSRLLSTIAADALAQREPAREQEGEDSKQGAVKRHHVDPEERRIAEKATSCQASVPRISLSSLRATLSLAPFSLGLSAGPQARENKGENKREIKREEREKRPRCLEDLGWMIDADGMLRRAA; translated from the exons ATGTTCGCACGacgcggcggcggcgacggcgcagCCTTCAACGCCCTCGCCGCGGCAGcggctgcctctgtcgctcgcgctgcttcctctgcttcctcgcttccttcctctttttcttcttcttccgcggcggctgcgccgggaggccgcgagcgcgagaaggcgccgagaagcgaggagcgCGAGTTCGGAGACGAGCGTCGGGAAGagcggcggaggcgccggGAGTCGCCTGAGGAGGAGAGCCGCTCTTCGGCGTACAGACGGAGGCATCGCGAGATGCACGATGAGGAGGATATGGGGAGAAACGAGCGGAGCTACAGACACCGGCGgagagagcgggagagagagacccgcGAAGCGGGGGAGAGAGGGCGCCGCGAAGGCGGTTCTCGGAAGGCGCGACACggaggcgacagcgacggcggGAGGTTCTGTTACTACGACGACGgcggacgagagaggagccgAGAGCGGAGGGGAttcgaagaggaagagcggtCGAGGAGGAGTCGCCGCCGCGGGGAAGACAGCTACGtggaaggtggagagagcgGGCGCGGCAGCGAACGCAGAGTCCgtcgggaagaagaaagctcCCATGTCGAGGACGAGGGGTTCTACTcccgaagagagagggagaaatcGAGGCCAGCGGACGAGGGAACGCGGCGACACTCCACCCACGACAGTCCGCGCTCTCCAGCTCCGGCGTCGCCATTCCAAGACgaccgagagagaactcgagaccgaggagagagaggcgagagaggcgagagaggcgagagtgagcgggtggagagaggagagacctTTCgcgacggggagagagaggacgagcaACGTCGCCGgcgaggcgaggacgaaggcggagacCGATCGACGTCGAGGAAGCAAGGAAGGGATCTACActcggagagaggcgacggcgagcagctacgagagaaaggcgcgttcgcgtctcctgcaGGCGGCCAGCGCTGGTGGGAAAGGGGAACtggaggaagtcgagagatTGCCCGAGGCGAGGCGAGGTACCGTCGAGGCAGAACTCGTGGAGGAGATCGAAGACGGAGCGTCCACGAAGAGGAGCCTCCAGCCTCCGACGCAGACGGACCGCGGCCTGCGCCTGCCGCGGCGCCGGAGCTCGAGGCAGACCGCGAGCGATTCtgcggcgaagagaggaaactgaCAGTCACTTCGAACGtgagcatgcatgcgcctggCGGAAGAAACTGGACAGGAGGCCCTCCGAGACACGGAGACGGTCGGCCGCCAGAGGCCTTTCGCGAAGgacgcgagggagaagaccgacctgaagagcgagacgtAAAACTC gaCGGCGGCGACGGCCCGACGCATGGTGGAGAGAAACCGTCTCCAGACGCGCTGCCTTGGTGGGAAAAGCTTGCGCTGCAGCGGAGAACTCGCGGCGGCTTCCGCGGCCGAGGAGCCTTTCGCGGCGGCTTCCGCGGCGCTCACGCCCAGCCTGGCAATCCGCAAGCCGAG gGACAGTTCAGCGGGCCTGCCGCGCGCAGAGGCTCTGGCGCGCCCCCAGGACCTGGCAGCTTCCCAG GCGCTCCTGGCGGCGAGACTGGAGACGGCGTACCTCCGCAG cgACCGACTCCCGGCGCGCCGGCCGGCTCCGCTGTCCCGCCTGCTCTCGGCGCAGAGTCATTTGCCTTCGTTCCCCCCGTCAACGTTCAGCTGCGGCCTCGAGCCTTCCAGCCTGGCGCCCCtgaggagaggggagacaaatTTTTtccggaagaagaagcctggCCTGGCCGCAGCCCAGTCGTCATTCTCGGTCCGCGGCCGATGCCAAGGCCCTTCCCTGCcggcagaggcgccgcgccAGTGCGAG GCGCCCCTGTGCCGACTGGTCCACGGCCGAGACCGTTTCCCCCGGGGATGCATCCCGGCGCGCATCCCCCAGGCTTTCCAGAAGACGACAGCGGCGGCGTTCCGGCGTTTCCGGCTCGCGGTTTCCGAccgtctctgcctttttttACGCAGCAGCTCCCGGAGGGCGAGGGTCccgcgcctgtctcgctgtcAGACAACCGCGGCCAGAACGCGCCGTTCTTTCCTTGCGAGCGAAGCGAAATATCGTCCCGAAGGCCTCCCAGCCAGCCCCGGGGAGtcagcgaagaagccgccGGCGAGTGCCCGCCAGGCCTGCAGGCCGCGCAGGGAGGCCGCGAGGTCAGCGGCGCAGGACCTTTTTCGGGGACGGCGCCAGTGATTGTGAATTTGAAGGCGACTGAGGCCCCAGAGGCCGGTGCGCCGTTCGCGGCGGATCGGCCGGAGGTCCCGGAGTGTGCCGCAGGCATCCGCGCTCCTCGAGTGATCaacctttcttcttcctttccgaTGAattcgccgcctccacctccGCCGCCgacttttccttcctccttccccaACGCCTTTCCACCCTACGCCGCCTCCTTCCCGCCGCCCCCCGCCGGCGCGTGTGGGCCGCCGGGACCGCGCGGCTCCGAGGGGACGCCGGCGCAGCCGCCGGGACCGCCGCGCTTCGGCAAAGGGCGTTGCGAGGCCTtaggcgagggagaagaagctgagagacAGGCGTTTTTCGCGGCGCCTCTCGGGGGATTCCAAGGCCCAGCCTTCGCAAGAGGTCCCGGACCAGCGGGAGGACCGCTAGGCGAGGAGCGGTTTGGGCGCGAAGACGGtcgcgagagcagaggacTGGGGGACCGCGAAGAGCGACCCAGAGCCGACGACTTCCAAATGCCTTTCGCAGAGGCCGATAAGGCGGGAGCAGGCGCAGGTGCAGGTGCAGGCGcaacgggagaagaagatcaACTCTTCGCCTGGCTCGAGATG GAATTGGCCGCCGTCACCAGCGACAAACTGCTTGCGGAAGTCAGTGAAATGGTGTGCGTTGATCTCGTGAACGACTCATCTCTCG CTGAGATGCTCGCGGAGAGGACAGGCCTccccctcgcctctcgcgcgtcgcctccttcgccttccctgtctcctgcagCCGCTTCGCTTTCGTCCGTCCCCGCGgtcgctctgcctctcctctttcaaCTCGCTGCCGACGAAACTCACACCGAACTTCCTTCCTGCTCTTCGCCTGGGGGTTTCGAGGCTTTTCCCCTGCCTGCAGCGCTCGAGGGAAGTCGCCTGTTGTCGACGATTGCCGCCGACGCCCTGGCGCAGCGAGAGCCAGCgcgagaacaagaggggGAAGACTCGAAGCAGGGAGCAGTGAAGCGTCACCACGTGGATCCGGAGGAGCGGCGAATCGCTGAAAAAGCGACTTCTTGCCAAGCGTCTGTTCCTCGAATTTCGCTTTCGTCGCTGCGCGCGACACTCTCGTTGGCGCCGTTCTCGCTTGGCCTCTCAGCTGGACCccaagcgagagagaacaagggagagaacaagagagagatcaagagagaggagagagagaagcggccgCGATGTCTCGAGGATCTGGGATGGATGATCGATGCGGACGGCATGTTGAGGCGCGCGGCATGA
- a CDS encoding coenzyme q (ubiquinone) biosynthesis protein coq4 protein (encoded by transcript TGME49_275980), with translation MRRPILRRLLRLSRPLLQRQLSPFETQFSLHHAPLVPPPSSSSTSSSSTSSSSSSSSSSSSSSSLSSFSPHLWNFERPFVPSSGASIDRSDRRRASASDASDARAASVFFSESDGAEASALAGVGREILRFLRKVEIGLKAAHGAVARPTEDEHVAILAELSSDRALDAMHRRMWEHPDGRRVLEETPLLDDRAVDYAALRRLPSNTLGFAYMQFMDSHGLHAGARQPVRFVDDRERAYVLTRYRQLHDIMHTLYGMNISVEAEVALKLIEFHNTGLPMTLLGSIFGPLAAPIIRMHMPRRATDADVVGEALAGKLRRERSGEENCSFTSVNAPLHIVYESEQTRQQGEKSEAESGVFPEEDRTVSEERSDTEVLYPRHALLTELLPWAWKAGRAVKVPLHCVYVEEWFDRPLEDLRRHCGVILPPAHLAPHVARDQSS, from the exons ATGAGGCGACCCATTCTTCGgcgccttctgcgcctctcccggcctctgctgcagagacaactgtctccgttcgaaactcagttctctcttcatcACGCCCCTCTGGTAcctccaccttcttcttcttctacttcttcttcttctacttcttcttcttcttcttcttcttcttcttcttcttcttcttcttctctctcgtctttttctccgcatCTGTGGAATTTCGAGCGTCCGTTTGTTCCCTCTTCGGGCGCCTCGATTGACCGCAGCGACCGGCGACGAGCCTCTGCTTCCGATGCTTCCGATGCTCGCGCTgcctccgtttttttctcggaaTCTGACGGCGCGGAGGCGTCTGCGCTGGCCGGCGTGGGCAGGGAGATTCTGCGGTTCCTGCGTAAAGTGGAGATTGGGCTGAAGGCGGCTCACGGAGCGGTCGCAAGACCGACGGAGGACGAACATGTCGCCATCCTCGCCGAGCTGAGCAGCGACCGCGCTCTCGACGCCATGCACAGGCGCATGTG GGAACATCCTGATGGCCGGCGAGTGCTCGAGGAAACGCCATTGTTGGACGACCGTGCGGTGGACTACGCCGCTCTGCGAAGGCTGCCTTCAAACACACTCGG attCGCCTACATGCAATTCATGGACAGCCATGGACTGCATGCCGGAGCCAGACAACCTGTCCGCTTCGTCGACGACCGCGAGCGCGCCTACGTCCTCACCAGGTATCGGCAG ttGCATGACATCATGCACACACTCTACGGAATGAATATTTCTGTCGAAGCTGAGGTCGCTCTGAAACTCATCGAATTTCACAACACTGGCCTCCCG ATGACCCTCTTGGGATCTATTttcggacctctggctgcGCCAATCattcgcatgcacatgccGCGGCGAGCGACGGACGCGGACGTAGTGGGCGAGGCACTGGCGGGGAAGCtgcgaagggagagaagcggggaGGAAAACTGCTCCTTCACTTCGGTCAACGCGCCTCTCCACATTGTCTACGAAAGTGAACAGACGCGACAacaaggcgagaagagcgaggcagaaagCGGCGTCTTCCCCGAAGAAGACCGCACCGtttcagaagaaagaagcgacacagAGGTCCTCTATCCTCGCCATGCCCTCCTCACTGAACTCCTGCCATGG GCATGGAAAGCAGGAAGGGCGGTCAAGGTTCCTCTCCACTGCGTGTACGTCGAAGAGTGGTTTGACCGACCGCTG gaAGACCTGCGCCGCCACTGCGGTGTTATCCTCCCTCCTGCCCACCTCGCGCCTCACGTAGCTCGCGACCAAAGTTCTTGA